Proteins encoded within one genomic window of Rossellomorea vietnamensis:
- the gndA gene encoding NADP-dependent phosphogluconate dehydrogenase yields MAQEIGVIGLAVMGKNLAWNIESRGYSVSVYNRSSEKTEEMMNESKGKNVNPTYSIEEFVNSLEKPRKILLMVKAGNPTDATIEQLKPFLEKGDILIDGGNTFFEDTRRRNQELSELGIHFIGTGVSGGEEGALTGPSIMPGGQKEAYDLVAPILKDIAAKVDGDPCTTYIGPDGAGHYVKMVHNGIEYGDMQLIAESYFLMKNVLGLSAEELHEVFADWNEGELDSYLIEITADIFTKKDEETGKPMVDVILDKAGQKGTGKWTSQSALDLGVSLPIITESVFARFISAIKDERVKASKMLKGPDTKPFDGDKKALVESIRKALYMSKICSYAQGFAQMRSASDEYKWDLEYGDIAMIFRGGCIIRAQFLQKIKEAYDRESNLTNLLLDPYFKEIVESYQYALREVISVAVQNGVPVPGFSAALSYYDSYRTETLPANLIQAQRDYFGAHTYERVDKEGIFHTEWMK; encoded by the coding sequence ATGGCTCAGGAAATCGGTGTTATTGGATTAGCCGTTATGGGAAAAAACTTGGCATGGAATATTGAAAGCAGGGGATACTCTGTTTCTGTATACAATCGTTCCAGTGAGAAAACGGAAGAAATGATGAACGAATCGAAGGGCAAGAATGTCAATCCTACATATTCAATCGAGGAATTCGTCAACTCATTGGAAAAGCCTAGGAAGATTCTTCTGATGGTCAAGGCTGGAAATCCGACTGATGCGACTATCGAACAATTAAAACCCTTCCTTGAAAAAGGTGACATCCTGATCGATGGGGGAAATACGTTCTTTGAGGATACCCGTCGACGCAATCAGGAACTAAGTGAACTTGGCATTCACTTTATCGGGACGGGTGTGTCCGGTGGGGAGGAAGGTGCACTGACAGGTCCATCCATCATGCCTGGAGGACAGAAGGAAGCATATGATCTCGTGGCTCCTATCCTGAAAGATATCGCAGCGAAGGTTGACGGAGATCCATGTACGACGTATATCGGTCCCGACGGCGCAGGTCACTATGTGAAAATGGTGCACAACGGTATTGAATATGGAGATATGCAACTGATCGCGGAATCTTATTTCCTGATGAAAAATGTCCTTGGCTTGAGTGCAGAAGAACTTCATGAAGTGTTTGCGGACTGGAATGAAGGTGAGCTTGACAGCTATCTCATCGAAATCACAGCTGATATCTTTACGAAGAAAGATGAAGAAACCGGCAAGCCTATGGTGGATGTCATCCTCGATAAAGCAGGTCAAAAGGGTACGGGTAAATGGACAAGTCAAAGTGCATTGGATCTCGGTGTATCTTTACCGATCATCACGGAGTCTGTCTTCGCCCGTTTCATTTCAGCGATTAAGGATGAACGTGTAAAGGCGAGCAAGATGCTGAAAGGTCCAGACACGAAACCGTTCGATGGTGATAAGAAAGCATTGGTCGAATCGATTCGGAAAGCTCTTTACATGAGTAAGATCTGTTCGTATGCGCAAGGCTTTGCCCAGATGCGTTCTGCGTCTGATGAGTACAAATGGGATCTCGAGTACGGAGATATCGCCATGATCTTCCGCGGAGGCTGTATCATCCGTGCACAGTTCCTGCAGAAGATTAAAGAGGCATATGATCGTGAATCCAATCTCACTAACCTTTTACTCGATCCTTACTTCAAAGAGATCGTCGAAAGCTATCAATACGCACTCCGTGAAGTCATCAGTGTCGCCGTCCAGAATGGCGTACCGGTTCCCGGCTTCTCGGCAGCCCTTTCTTATTATGACAGCTACCGCACAGAAACGCTTCCTGCGAATTTAATCCAGGCTCAGCGGGACTACTTCGGTGCTCATACCTACGAACGTGTGGATAAAGAAGGTATTTTCCATACAGAGTGGATGAAATAA
- a CDS encoding NADH:flavin oxidoreductase — MSQTNTSTESLFKSFHSEKLQLSNRTVMAPMTRGFSPNGVPGEDVAAYYRRRAENGVGLIVTEGTGINHPSSVSGASIPLFHGEESLNGWANVVKEVHQAGGKIVPQLWHVGMTRKKGELPNEEAFPVGPSGLSLSGKEITEPMSEEEVVQMVEAYAQAAADAKRIGFDGIELHGAHGYLIDQFFWENTNRRTDRYGGDLVGRTRFAVEVIEACRREVGPDFPIIFRFSQWKMNDFGAKLANTPDELERFLEPLVNAGVDIFHCSTRRFWEPEFEASDLNLAGWTKKLTGKPVISVGSVGLDGEFTSFSGAGTTSLDGLIDRLDLGEFDLVAIGRSLLQDPEWVRKVEEGKANDLLPFDKEALKKLY, encoded by the coding sequence ATGAGTCAAACCAATACATCGACAGAATCATTATTTAAATCATTCCATAGTGAGAAGCTGCAGTTATCCAACCGTACAGTGATGGCACCTATGACACGGGGTTTCTCACCCAATGGAGTTCCCGGTGAAGACGTTGCCGCTTATTATCGCCGCAGAGCTGAAAATGGTGTAGGATTGATCGTCACGGAGGGAACCGGAATCAATCACCCCTCTTCTGTTTCAGGAGCGAGCATCCCTCTTTTCCATGGGGAAGAATCACTGAATGGATGGGCAAACGTCGTGAAGGAAGTCCATCAAGCAGGAGGAAAGATCGTACCACAGCTTTGGCATGTGGGGATGACCCGTAAAAAGGGGGAGCTTCCAAATGAAGAAGCGTTTCCTGTTGGACCATCAGGACTGAGTCTTTCAGGTAAAGAAATCACGGAGCCTATGTCGGAAGAGGAAGTCGTCCAGATGGTGGAAGCGTATGCCCAAGCTGCTGCAGATGCGAAACGCATAGGCTTCGACGGCATAGAACTGCACGGGGCACACGGATATTTAATCGATCAGTTTTTCTGGGAGAATACAAACCGTCGTACGGACCGTTATGGAGGAGATCTGGTCGGCAGAACCCGGTTTGCCGTTGAGGTAATTGAGGCTTGCCGACGCGAAGTGGGACCCGATTTCCCAATCATTTTCCGTTTCTCGCAATGGAAAATGAATGATTTCGGTGCAAAGCTTGCAAATACGCCAGATGAACTGGAGCGCTTCCTGGAGCCACTGGTGAATGCAGGCGTAGATATTTTCCATTGCTCGACACGCCGTTTTTGGGAGCCTGAATTTGAAGCATCTGACTTGAATCTCGCCGGGTGGACAAAGAAGCTGACAGGTAAACCGGTTATATCTGTGGGGTCGGTTGGTCTGGACGGGGAGTTCACGAGCTTCTCGGGTGCGGGCACGACTAGCCTGGATGGTCTGATCGACAGACTGGACCTCGGAGAATTCGACCTGGTCGCAATCGGACGCTCACTCCTTCAGGACCCTGAATGGGTGAGGAAGGTGGAAGAAGGCAAGGCGAATGACCTGCTGCCGTTTGATAAGGAAGCACTGAAAAAATTGTATTAA
- a CDS encoding cyclase family protein → MKIYDVTAPIFNGMPVYKNKPEKQPSIETNTNGHVTESRLSMDVHTGTHVDAPLHMINDGETIETIEIEKLVRPVKVFDVTEADEKISLKDIEGLEIEENDFILFKTKNSWDTEFNFDFIYVAEDAAAYLAEKKIAGVGIDALGIERAQEGHPTHRSLMGSGVIIMEGLQLKDIKAGQYFMVAAPLKIQNTDASPARVLLFDEMIG, encoded by the coding sequence ATGAAAATTTATGACGTAACAGCCCCGATCTTTAACGGGATGCCCGTGTACAAGAACAAACCTGAAAAACAACCGAGTATTGAAACCAATACGAACGGACATGTGACGGAGTCAAGACTCTCAATGGATGTTCATACAGGAACTCATGTCGACGCTCCTCTTCACATGATCAACGACGGTGAGACGATTGAAACGATTGAAATCGAGAAGCTCGTCCGCCCTGTCAAAGTATTTGATGTAACGGAAGCCGATGAGAAAATCAGCCTGAAGGATATTGAAGGATTAGAGATTGAAGAAAATGACTTCATCCTATTCAAAACGAAGAATTCATGGGATACTGAATTCAACTTTGACTTCATCTATGTAGCAGAAGATGCTGCTGCATACCTTGCTGAGAAAAAGATTGCAGGAGTGGGGATCGATGCCCTCGGAATCGAGCGGGCCCAGGAGGGTCACCCGACCCACCGCAGCCTTATGGGAAGCGGCGTCATCATCATGGAAGGCCTTCAGTTGAAAGATATCAAAGCCGGCCAATACTTCATGGTGGCGGCACCACTAAAAATTCAAAACACAGATGCATCACCGGCACGTGTCTTGCTGTTTGATGAAATGATCGGGTAA
- the zwf gene encoding glucose-6-phosphate dehydrogenase, with translation MNNSTTPTSLITIFGATGDLAKRKLYPSLYHLFRKGKISKRFAVVGVARREWSNEEFQEHVKTSVHKALGSDENIDEFVSHFYYQPNDVSNSDSYKALKNLSDELDETYELEGNRVFYLAMAPEFFGTITEQLKNQGLTDTKGFQRLVIEKPFGHDLPSAEKLNSQIRESFSEDQIYRIDHYLGKEMVQNIEVIRFSNAMFEPLWNNRYISNIQVTSSEELGVEDRGRYYEKSGALRDMVQNHLLQMVALLAMEPPIKLTTDEIRSEKVRVLRSLRPFQQDEVKDYFVRGQYGPGKAGNEALPGYREAENVDDQSNTETYVAGKLMIDNFRWAGVPFYIRTGKRMETKSTKIVIQFKDIPMNLYYNPDKPLAPNLLVIHIQPEEGITLHLNVKKSGQNIETTPVKLNFANNSVDGMNTPEAYEKLLFDCLRGDATNFTHWDEVKLSWAFVDKISEVWEHTRDGEFPNYEAGSMGPKAADNLLAKDGFSWWPIANLDVDQC, from the coding sequence TTGAATAATTCAACTACACCAACATCTCTGATTACGATTTTCGGAGCGACGGGTGATCTAGCGAAAAGAAAACTATATCCATCTCTTTATCATCTGTTCCGTAAAGGAAAAATCTCAAAGCGTTTTGCCGTTGTAGGTGTGGCACGACGCGAATGGTCAAATGAAGAATTCCAGGAGCATGTAAAAACATCGGTACATAAAGCGTTAGGCAGCGATGAGAACATTGATGAGTTTGTGTCACATTTCTATTATCAGCCGAATGATGTATCCAACAGTGATTCATATAAAGCATTGAAGAACTTATCCGATGAGCTCGATGAAACATATGAATTAGAAGGCAATCGCGTTTTCTACTTAGCGATGGCTCCTGAATTCTTCGGGACGATTACGGAACAGTTGAAAAATCAAGGCTTGACCGATACAAAAGGCTTCCAGCGACTTGTGATCGAGAAACCATTCGGTCACGACCTGCCTTCAGCCGAAAAATTGAACAGCCAGATCCGTGAATCATTCTCCGAGGATCAAATTTATCGTATCGATCACTATCTTGGTAAAGAAATGGTGCAGAACATCGAAGTCATCCGTTTCTCAAATGCCATGTTCGAACCACTCTGGAACAACCGTTATATTTCCAATATCCAGGTCACCTCATCGGAAGAACTTGGTGTGGAAGACCGCGGCCGTTATTACGAAAAAAGCGGGGCCCTTCGCGATATGGTTCAAAACCATCTGCTTCAAATGGTTGCATTACTTGCCATGGAGCCGCCGATCAAATTGACGACGGATGAAATCCGCAGTGAAAAGGTACGTGTATTGCGTTCCCTTCGTCCGTTTCAACAGGATGAAGTCAAGGACTACTTCGTCAGGGGTCAGTACGGTCCCGGGAAAGCAGGAAATGAAGCTCTCCCTGGTTACCGCGAAGCTGAAAACGTCGATGATCAGTCCAATACGGAAACCTATGTTGCAGGTAAATTGATGATCGATAACTTCCGCTGGGCGGGTGTCCCGTTCTATATCCGTACCGGAAAGAGAATGGAAACCAAATCAACGAAGATCGTCATCCAGTTCAAAGACATCCCGATGAATCTGTATTACAACCCGGACAAGCCACTGGCACCGAACCTGCTGGTCATTCACATTCAGCCGGAAGAAGGGATCACCCTGCATCTGAACGTGAAAAAATCCGGACAGAATATCGAAACGACTCCAGTGAAATTGAACTTTGCCAACAATAGCGTGGATGGAATGAACACACCTGAGGCGTATGAGAAGCTTCTATTCGATTGTCTTCGCGGGGATGCTACGAATTTCACCCATTGGGATGAAGTGAAATTATCATGGGCTTTCGTCGACAAAATCTCTGAAGTATGGGAACATACACGTGACGGAGAATTCCCTAACTATGAAGCAGGTTCGATGGGGCCGAAAGCCGCTGACAATCTGCTCGCAAAAGACGGCTTCTCCTGGTGGCCGATTGCCAACCTCGATGTAGACCAATGCTAA
- the rnz gene encoding ribonuclease Z: protein MELLFLGTGAGVPAKLRNVTSIALKLLEERGAVWLFDCGEATQHQILHTSLKPRRIEKIFITHLHGDHIYGLPGLLGSRSFQGGETKLTVYGPKGIKDFIEVSLSISRTHLQYPLEVVEIEEGVIFQDEGFSVVAMGLDHALPTFGYRVIEKDKPGVLQVDQLRDRGVQPGPLYKKLKCGETVRLEDGREIDGKDFLGPSIPGRVVTILGDTRFCSNAVELSKSADVLVHEATFNRDQEEMAREYYHSTTKQAGKTALLAGARRLFLTHISSRYAKESWEELEKEARDVFPESYMARDFMEYDIPLKK from the coding sequence GTGGAATTATTATTTCTGGGTACGGGTGCAGGAGTACCGGCCAAGCTCCGCAATGTGACCAGTATCGCTTTGAAATTACTGGAGGAACGCGGTGCGGTTTGGCTATTTGATTGCGGGGAAGCAACCCAGCATCAAATTTTACATACAAGCTTGAAACCAAGAAGAATCGAAAAGATCTTCATTACCCACCTGCATGGTGATCACATATACGGGCTGCCGGGGTTACTCGGGAGCCGTTCCTTCCAGGGAGGGGAAACAAAACTGACGGTATACGGTCCTAAGGGGATCAAGGACTTTATCGAGGTTTCCCTCTCAATCAGCAGGACACACCTTCAATATCCCCTTGAAGTGGTGGAAATCGAGGAAGGGGTCATCTTTCAAGATGAAGGGTTCAGTGTAGTAGCAATGGGGCTCGACCATGCTCTTCCTACTTTCGGCTATCGAGTGATTGAAAAAGATAAGCCCGGTGTCCTTCAGGTGGATCAATTACGTGATAGGGGCGTTCAACCGGGGCCCTTGTATAAGAAATTAAAATGTGGTGAAACGGTTCGACTGGAAGACGGGAGGGAGATCGATGGAAAGGATTTTCTAGGACCTTCGATTCCTGGACGGGTGGTCACGATCCTTGGAGATACAAGATTTTGTTCCAATGCGGTGGAACTTTCCAAGTCCGCAGATGTCCTGGTTCATGAAGCGACCTTCAACCGGGATCAAGAAGAGATGGCCCGGGAATATTACCATTCCACGACAAAGCAGGCTGGAAAGACCGCTCTCCTAGCCGGGGCACGACGCCTTTTCCTGACCCATATTTCTTCCCGGTATGCAAAGGAATCATGGGAAGAATTGGAGAAGGAAGCAAGGGACGTCTTCCCGGAAAGCTATATGGCAAGGGATTTCATGGAATACGACATACCTTTAAAGAAATAG
- a CDS encoding histidine phosphatase family protein, which yields MKEIYIVRHAKAEGQPFDTPLTEEGERQARQLASFLENRSIQAIYSSPFIRALDTIAPFADRSGLRVQKDDRLGERVLSDQDLPDWMEKLKMSFEDFSLSLPGGESNQMAMERARSFVDEVMGKEEEHIVCVSHGNLTTLLLRLFDDSYGYNELFALSNPDVYIVRLEGDRASVQRIWE from the coding sequence ATGAAGGAGATCTATATCGTCCGTCATGCGAAAGCGGAAGGACAGCCCTTTGATACACCGTTAACGGAGGAGGGGGAACGTCAGGCACGTCAATTAGCATCCTTTTTAGAAAATCGATCCATTCAAGCGATTTATTCAAGTCCCTTCATAAGGGCACTGGACACGATCGCTCCTTTTGCTGATCGCTCAGGGCTCCGGGTCCAGAAGGATGACAGGCTGGGAGAAAGGGTGCTGAGCGATCAGGATCTTCCTGATTGGATGGAAAAGTTAAAGATGAGCTTTGAGGATTTTTCTCTCTCATTACCTGGCGGGGAATCCAATCAAATGGCGATGGAACGCGCAAGGTCCTTCGTCGATGAGGTGATGGGAAAAGAAGAGGAACACATTGTCTGTGTGAGTCATGGTAATTTAACGACGCTGCTCCTCAGGTTATTTGATGATAGCTATGGATACAATGAACTGTTCGCTCTATCCAATCCCGACGTCTACATCGTCAGGCTGGAGGGGGACCGCGCTTCTGTACAGCGTATTTGGGAGTAG
- a CDS encoding GNAT family N-acetyltransferase, with the protein MNSFTFEHIYNPGHIIAENALYLHIHYPEMLTRYDSNFLAFKKQPTLEEFMEAARFLREFHQSKGQKHVKFLLPQDHKPSEDLMDYCKKEGYDVGFNELYSIEPDQFPLTEVNPDIEVKEVGKEELQDYLSFQYEQDMDFGPDFADQKVDMHKRNFENPRIMQLLAFYKGTPAGSVDVIIEEDSAEIDGLMVHESFQKKGIGSRLQRYVMERFPDTFIILVADGEDTPRLMYQKQNYRCLGFRYEVQKVYE; encoded by the coding sequence ATGAATTCATTTACATTTGAACATATTTATAATCCGGGTCATATTATAGCTGAAAACGCTCTTTATCTACATATTCATTATCCGGAAATGCTGACGAGGTATGATAGTAACTTTCTTGCATTTAAGAAACAGCCGACTCTTGAAGAATTTATGGAAGCCGCCCGTTTTTTACGGGAATTTCATCAATCAAAAGGCCAGAAGCATGTAAAGTTCCTTCTTCCACAAGATCACAAACCTTCAGAAGATCTGATGGACTATTGTAAAAAAGAGGGATATGACGTCGGGTTCAATGAACTTTATTCCATTGAACCAGATCAATTCCCATTGACGGAAGTGAATCCTGATATAGAAGTCAAGGAAGTGGGCAAGGAAGAACTCCAGGATTATCTTTCTTTTCAGTATGAGCAGGACATGGACTTTGGTCCGGATTTTGCCGACCAAAAGGTGGATATGCATAAGCGGAATTTTGAAAATCCCCGTATCATGCAGCTTCTGGCTTTCTATAAGGGGACGCCGGCCGGATCCGTGGATGTGATCATCGAAGAAGATTCAGCGGAAATAGACGGTTTGATGGTTCACGAATCGTTTCAAAAGAAGGGGATCGGAAGCAGGCTGCAGCGGTATGTCATGGAACGGTTCCCTGACACGTTTATCATCCTGGTTGCGGACGGGGAAGATACGCCAAGACTGATGTACCAAAAGCAGAATTACCGTTGTCTAGGGTTCAGATATGAAGTACAGAAGGTGTATGAATAA
- the namA gene encoding NADPH dehydrogenase NamA yields MNAKLFEPYKLKNVELKNRIVMAPMCMYSSHHEDGKVENWHRTHYTSRAVGGVGLIILEATAVTPQGRISPQDLGIWNDEQIEGLKELVDLMKEQGAKTGIQLAHAGRKAVLEGDILAPSALPFNDEMKTPVEMTADDVKETVTAFIKGAERAKKAGFDVIEIHGAHGYLINEFLSPLSNKRTDEYGGSAENRYRFLREIIDGIQQVWDGPLLVRVSAKDYNDEGLDVEDYVVFAQWMKEQGVDLIDVSSGALVPARIPVFPGYQVKLAETIKNGADIDTGAVGLITTGIQAEEILQNERADVILLARELLRDPYWPRTAAKELGVEIEAPKQYERGWK; encoded by the coding sequence ATGAACGCAAAGCTATTCGAACCATATAAACTTAAAAATGTTGAATTGAAGAATCGAATCGTCATGGCACCCATGTGCATGTACTCTTCCCACCATGAAGATGGAAAAGTCGAAAACTGGCATCGCACCCACTATACGAGCCGTGCTGTAGGCGGAGTCGGACTCATCATCCTGGAAGCGACAGCGGTTACACCACAGGGAAGGATTTCCCCACAGGATTTGGGGATCTGGAATGACGAACAGATTGAAGGCTTAAAAGAGTTGGTGGATCTGATGAAAGAGCAGGGGGCAAAGACCGGTATCCAGCTTGCCCATGCCGGAAGAAAAGCGGTACTCGAAGGAGATATCCTTGCTCCATCAGCCCTTCCATTTAATGATGAAATGAAAACACCTGTTGAAATGACAGCGGATGATGTGAAAGAAACCGTCACCGCATTCATCAAAGGGGCCGAAAGAGCGAAGAAAGCGGGCTTTGATGTGATTGAAATTCACGGAGCCCACGGATATCTCATCAACGAGTTCCTCTCTCCCCTGTCCAATAAACGAACAGATGAATACGGGGGATCGGCAGAAAACCGCTACCGTTTCCTCCGTGAAATCATTGACGGTATTCAACAAGTATGGGACGGACCGCTGCTTGTGAGGGTTTCTGCCAAAGACTATAACGACGAAGGCCTGGACGTCGAGGACTACGTCGTATTTGCACAATGGATGAAAGAGCAAGGCGTCGATTTGATCGATGTCAGCTCAGGCGCCCTGGTACCGGCACGGATCCCGGTATTCCCCGGCTATCAGGTGAAGCTTGCCGAGACCATCAAGAACGGTGCCGACATTGACACGGGTGCGGTTGGACTGATTACAACAGGCATCCAGGCGGAAGAAATCCTGCAAAATGAACGGGCGGACGTCATCCTCCTTGCACGGGAATTGCTTCGTGACCCTTACTGGCCGAGAACGGCGGCCAAAGAGCTCGGTGTTGAAATCGAAGCACCTAAACAGTATGAGCGCGGCTGGAAATAA
- a CDS encoding glycosyltransferase family 2 protein has protein sequence MNLLLILLSAVLVVWIVLAIEVWRGLGTLSSLEGLPGKAIGPLLSIIVPARNEEEAITDSILSQLKQDYKRIEWILVNDRSTDTTPKKLEALAEMDNRIRVLHIDTLEKGWLGKNQALYKGYLISEGTLILFTDADVLYKDPSTLSRAVAVFQSQKLDHLTLAPNIKSKTFWLKSFVVFFLFGFSFYKRPWKANDPSSGTGVGIGAFNLITRSAYEEIGTYEKIKHMPDDDLQLGIHIKKGGKTQAFLTALHSLEVEWYHSLKGAFQGLEKNTFAGLHYSILLVLFAMTGVFCSTVLPFFTIFAGDVLIRTVSMLIILLISITYFKVIKEMTNESALLILSLPVTALLFIYSIARATFLTFRRGGVEWRGTVYPLKELRKKRK, from the coding sequence ATGAATCTACTCCTCATTTTACTTTCTGCAGTCCTAGTCGTCTGGATCGTTCTCGCCATCGAGGTGTGGAGGGGGTTGGGTACGCTTTCTTCCCTAGAAGGATTGCCGGGCAAGGCAATCGGCCCGCTTCTCTCCATCATCGTGCCTGCCAGGAATGAAGAAGAAGCGATTACAGACAGCATTCTATCTCAACTCAAGCAGGACTATAAACGGATTGAATGGATTCTCGTCAATGATCGTTCAACGGACACCACACCGAAAAAACTTGAAGCACTGGCGGAAATGGACAACCGGATCCGTGTCCTCCATATCGATACACTGGAAAAAGGATGGCTCGGAAAGAATCAGGCATTATATAAAGGATACCTCATCTCGGAAGGAACACTCATCCTGTTCACCGATGCAGATGTCCTGTATAAAGATCCTTCCACCCTGTCCCGGGCTGTCGCGGTCTTTCAATCTCAGAAGCTCGATCATCTCACCCTCGCCCCCAACATTAAATCAAAGACATTCTGGTTGAAAAGCTTTGTTGTGTTCTTTTTATTCGGTTTCTCTTTTTATAAACGGCCATGGAAAGCGAATGACCCTTCCTCGGGGACAGGGGTGGGGATCGGCGCATTCAATCTGATCACACGTTCTGCTTATGAGGAGATCGGTACTTACGAAAAGATCAAGCACATGCCCGATGACGATCTGCAGCTTGGGATCCATATCAAAAAAGGCGGGAAGACCCAGGCGTTCCTCACTGCCCTTCACTCGCTGGAGGTGGAGTGGTATCACTCCTTGAAAGGAGCCTTTCAGGGCCTTGAGAAGAACACATTTGCCGGGCTCCATTACTCCATCCTTCTTGTCCTATTTGCCATGACGGGTGTGTTCTGCTCCACGGTCCTTCCTTTCTTCACGATCTTTGCCGGGGACGTCCTGATCCGGACCGTAAGCATGTTGATCATTTTGTTGATTTCCATCACCTATTTCAAAGTCATAAAAGAGATGACGAATGAGTCTGCCCTTCTCATCCTCTCCCTGCCCGTCACAGCCTTGTTATTCATCTATTCCATCGCCCGGGCGACGTTCCTGACGTTTAGAAGAGGCGGGGTCGAATGGCGCGGGACGGTTTATCCATTGAAGGAGCTGAGGAAGAAAAGAAAATAG